The proteins below are encoded in one region of Stieleria sp. JC731:
- a CDS encoding TolC family protein → MLVIPACGIPQLCCPQPGPVMPEMYSDVYNSPNQPSDPTVEPVQQVSTSESDDATTFASFIEAADTQELNEVPASPVSEVDQAVSTESSADSAYEELLEFEDDGVVDFDDEVVSWENSARVSWWEFFNDPNLSGLINQAFAGNQELKILAQEIRKACLEVQARQGEYLPFVTAGMGAGLEKSSRFTREGAVEDQLTAAPGRGFPEPLPDFLLGASVTWEIDIWKRLRNAKNAAAYRYLATREGRTFVMTRLVAEVAENYYELLALDNRLQTIDKTIEIQQQSLKIAEAKKEAGRGTELAVQRFVAEVSKNESEKLIIQQEIIEVENRINFLLGRYPQPVERHAEDYVNLSMHALSVGVPSQLLRNRADIRQAERELAAAGLDVKSARARFYPSLALTAGVGYQAFNTKYLFSSPESLIYNVAGDLVAPLINKKAIRADYLSANATQLQKVYDYQRTVLNAFTEVINLMAKVDNYGKSIEIKKQQLASLESSVDNATKLFQNARAEYMEVLLAQRDLMEAKLVLIETKQEQLSAVVNAYQALGGGQF, encoded by the coding sequence ATGCTGGTCATACCAGCTTGTGGGATTCCACAGCTCTGCTGTCCACAGCCGGGGCCAGTCATGCCGGAGATGTATAGCGACGTTTACAACTCGCCTAACCAGCCTTCGGATCCGACCGTGGAGCCTGTTCAACAGGTTTCCACGTCGGAGTCGGATGATGCCACTACCTTCGCAAGCTTTATCGAAGCTGCCGATACACAAGAACTGAACGAAGTTCCTGCGTCGCCGGTTTCGGAGGTTGATCAAGCTGTCAGCACCGAATCCTCAGCCGACAGTGCTTATGAAGAGTTGCTTGAATTTGAAGACGATGGCGTTGTTGATTTCGATGACGAAGTCGTTAGCTGGGAAAATTCCGCACGAGTTTCGTGGTGGGAATTTTTCAACGATCCAAATCTGAGCGGGTTGATCAATCAAGCCTTTGCGGGCAACCAAGAATTGAAAATTTTGGCGCAGGAAATTCGCAAGGCCTGCTTGGAAGTTCAAGCTCGCCAAGGTGAATACCTTCCGTTCGTCACCGCCGGAATGGGCGCGGGGCTGGAAAAATCAAGCCGCTTTACTCGCGAAGGCGCCGTCGAGGATCAGCTTACCGCTGCTCCTGGACGAGGCTTTCCCGAGCCGCTGCCGGACTTCTTGCTCGGTGCCAGCGTGACTTGGGAAATTGACATTTGGAAGCGTTTGCGAAACGCCAAGAATGCGGCCGCCTATCGTTACCTTGCGACTCGCGAAGGTCGAACCTTCGTGATGACACGTTTGGTTGCCGAGGTCGCGGAAAACTACTACGAACTGCTTGCGCTTGATAACCGGTTGCAAACGATCGATAAGACGATCGAGATCCAGCAGCAGAGTTTGAAGATTGCCGAAGCGAAAAAGGAAGCCGGACGCGGTACCGAATTGGCTGTCCAGCGATTCGTCGCCGAAGTCAGCAAGAACGAAAGCGAAAAACTGATCATTCAGCAGGAAATCATCGAAGTCGAAAACCGGATCAACTTCCTGCTGGGACGCTATCCACAACCTGTGGAACGTCATGCAGAAGATTACGTCAACTTGTCGATGCACGCATTGAGTGTTGGGGTTCCGTCGCAACTGCTTCGCAACCGCGCCGATATTCGTCAGGCCGAACGAGAGCTTGCTGCGGCAGGTTTGGACGTGAAGTCCGCGCGAGCAAGATTTTATCCGTCGTTGGCTTTAACAGCCGGTGTTGGATATCAAGCGTTCAACACGAAGTACCTTTTCTCCAGTCCTGAATCGTTGATCTACAACGTCGCCGGAGATTTGGTCGCGCCATTGATCAACAAGAAAGCCATTCGCGCTGATTATCTTTCTGCAAACGCGACCCAGTTGCAGAAGGTTTACGATTACCAGCGAACGGTGTTGAATGCTTTCACCGAAGTGATCAACTTGATGGCCAAAGTGGATAACTATGGCAAGAGTATCGAGATCAAGAAGCAACAGCTCGCTTCGCTCGAATCATCCGTCGATAACGCGACCAAGTTGTTCCAGAATGCTCGTGCCGAGTATATGGAAGTTTTGTTGGCGCAACGTGATTTGATGGAGGCCAAGTTGGTCTTGATCGAAACGAAGCAAGAACAGTTGTCCGCGGTCGTCAATGCGTACCAAGCATTAGGTGGCGGACAGTTCTAG
- a CDS encoding sigma-54-dependent transcriptional regulator: MRLLVIDDEPLILEAISMTFPDDEVVTCENANEGIEAFVEQTPDVVLCDIRMPEITGMEIFEKLHRIESRVPIILMTGQGTAGTAIEAMQRGAFEYVLKPLDPDTLIPLIENATETSRMARVPAVVPNNDEHSVSSDDSDLLIGSCPQMQEVYRSIGRVTAQDVTVLILGESGTGKEVIARAIYQYSSRASERFLPINCAAIPENLLESELFGHEKGSFTGADRKRVGKFELCNNGTLFLDEIGDMTPLMQTKILRVLQDQTFERVGGADTIHTNARLIAATNVDLEQAMEEKKFRSDLFYRLNVYTIRLPPLRDRGDDILELANYFATRFSKSIGKEFGGFASEAVDLLMGYAWPGNVRELQSAVKHALLQATAPVIVPAFLPESIRKVHGGPVASRANPSENAIDFAALTRSRLKAGASDIHRELISMVERQIFAEALEYFDGNLTQAAKRLGITRTTLRSRLESLQMSVERQTSIQSK, from the coding sequence ATGCGACTGCTTGTCATAGACGATGAACCCTTGATTCTTGAAGCGATCAGCATGACGTTTCCTGATGACGAAGTGGTTACTTGCGAAAATGCAAACGAAGGCATCGAAGCCTTTGTCGAACAGACTCCCGATGTTGTGCTCTGTGATATCCGAATGCCCGAAATCACTGGCATGGAGATATTCGAAAAGCTGCACCGTATCGAGTCCAGGGTGCCGATCATTTTGATGACCGGACAAGGCACCGCGGGAACTGCGATCGAAGCGATGCAGCGTGGCGCGTTTGAATATGTACTGAAGCCGCTTGACCCGGATACGTTGATTCCACTGATCGAAAACGCGACCGAGACCAGCCGCATGGCGCGAGTTCCGGCGGTTGTTCCCAACAACGACGAGCACTCTGTCAGCTCCGACGATTCGGATCTGTTGATCGGGTCATGTCCACAGATGCAAGAGGTTTATCGATCGATCGGGCGAGTGACTGCGCAAGACGTAACGGTGCTGATCCTAGGTGAAAGTGGTACGGGGAAAGAGGTCATCGCCCGGGCGATTTATCAATACAGCTCACGTGCTAGCGAGCGGTTCCTTCCAATCAATTGTGCCGCGATTCCAGAAAACCTTCTCGAAAGTGAACTTTTTGGGCACGAGAAAGGTTCGTTCACCGGAGCGGATCGAAAACGAGTTGGCAAGTTTGAACTCTGCAACAACGGTACGCTGTTTCTTGATGAAATCGGCGACATGACCCCGCTGATGCAGACAAAGATCCTACGAGTGTTGCAAGACCAAACGTTTGAGCGTGTGGGTGGCGCAGATACGATCCACACCAATGCAAGATTGATCGCGGCGACGAACGTTGATCTTGAACAAGCGATGGAAGAAAAGAAGTTTCGCAGTGACTTGTTCTACCGCCTAAACGTCTACACCATACGCTTGCCACCACTAAGAGACCGTGGCGATGACATCCTGGAACTGGCAAACTACTTTGCGACGCGGTTTTCCAAATCGATCGGGAAAGAGTTTGGTGGTTTCGCCAGCGAGGCTGTCGACCTGTTGATGGGCTATGCGTGGCCTGGCAACGTTCGCGAATTGCAAAGTGCAGTGAAACATGCGTTGCTGCAAGCGACAGCGCCGGTGATCGTTCCTGCCTTTCTTCCCGAATCGATTCGAAAGGTTCATGGTGGTCCCGTCGCCAGTCGAGCAAATCCGAGTGAAAATGCGATCGATTTCGCAGCGTTAACACGTTCGCGATTGAAGGCCGGGGCCAGTGATATTCATCGCGAATTGATCAGCATGGTGGAGCGGCAAATCTTTGCCGAGGCACTCGAATACTTCGATGGAAACCTGACTCAAGCGGCCAAGCGTTTAGGCATCACGCGAACGACATTGCGTTCTCGGTTGGAATCTCTGCAAATGTCGGTAGAGCGGCAGACCTCGATCCAGTCGAAGTAG
- a CDS encoding efflux RND transporter periplasmic adaptor subunit: MKASPIPILLLISSALCLPACTRLEAQHAEGHHEHTHKIVVTRPEVKDVVNTKQYVCQIHSCRHIEVRALEGGYLEQIAIREGQVVKKGDTLFDIVPTLYEARLDSEIAEAQLAQIELSNTQNLFNQNVVSKQEVALAQAKLAKAQAKVNLAKAELNFTNVKAPFDGIVDRLHEQQGSLIEEGAMLTTLSDNSVMWVYFNVPEAQYLEYMEEMQQHQEELQVELMLANGQKFSQTGKIGAIEADFNNETGNIAFRADFSNPNGLLRHGQTGTILISRVEKNAVVIPQRATYDVLAKKYVYVVEDSDGSSLKSAHGGEHGEEGHAADSHATHESATAEHATAEHAVAEHHADEAHHDGHEAAEHSTSHEAKPGHYGIVHQREIEILNEQEDVFLIKGGLGENDKIILEGVQQVHDGEEVEFEYRSPEDVLSNLKFKAE, from the coding sequence ATGAAAGCATCACCCATTCCGATCCTTCTTCTGATTTCCTCTGCCCTCTGCCTTCCCGCCTGCACCCGACTTGAAGCTCAGCACGCCGAAGGCCATCACGAGCACACCCACAAAATTGTCGTCACCCGTCCTGAAGTGAAGGACGTCGTCAACACGAAACAGTATGTCTGTCAGATCCATTCTTGCCGACACATCGAAGTGCGAGCCCTTGAAGGCGGTTACCTGGAACAGATCGCGATTCGCGAAGGCCAAGTTGTCAAGAAAGGCGATACACTCTTTGACATCGTTCCGACGTTGTACGAAGCACGCTTGGATTCGGAAATCGCTGAAGCACAGTTGGCACAAATTGAGTTGAGCAACACCCAAAACCTGTTCAACCAAAACGTCGTCTCAAAACAGGAAGTCGCACTTGCTCAGGCGAAGCTTGCCAAAGCACAAGCGAAAGTCAACTTGGCCAAAGCCGAACTGAACTTCACTAACGTCAAAGCTCCCTTTGATGGGATCGTTGACCGGTTGCACGAACAACAGGGAAGCTTGATTGAAGAAGGTGCGATGCTGACAACGCTGTCGGACAACAGCGTGATGTGGGTGTATTTCAATGTTCCTGAAGCTCAGTATCTGGAATACATGGAAGAAATGCAGCAGCATCAAGAAGAGCTGCAGGTGGAGCTGATGTTGGCCAACGGTCAAAAGTTCTCACAGACGGGCAAGATTGGTGCTATTGAAGCTGACTTCAATAACGAAACCGGCAACATCGCATTTCGTGCAGATTTCTCGAACCCGAATGGTTTGTTGCGGCACGGTCAGACCGGAACGATTCTGATCAGCCGTGTCGAAAAGAACGCGGTGGTAATTCCCCAGCGTGCAACTTATGACGTGCTGGCGAAGAAGTATGTGTACGTCGTTGAGGATTCCGACGGTTCGTCGCTAAAGTCCGCCCACGGTGGCGAGCATGGCGAAGAAGGCCACGCAGCAGATAGCCACGCTACTCACGAATCGGCTACTGCAGAACATGCAACTGCCGAGCACGCTGTAGCGGAACATCACGCGGACGAAGCTCATCATGACGGTCACGAAGCTGCCGAGCACTCGACATCACATGAAGCAAAGCCCGGACATTACGGGATCGTTCATCAACGCGAAATCGAGATTCTGAATGAACAAGAGGATGTCTTCCTGATCAAAGGCGGATTGGGCGAAAACGACAAGATCATCTTGGAAGGCGTTCAACAAGTTCATGATGGCGAAGAGGTGGAGTTCGAGTATCGGAGCCCCGAAGACGTCCTCAGCAACCTTAAGTTTAAGGCTGAGTAG
- a CDS encoding efflux RND transporter permease subunit, producing MFAKFLHRPALAIVISLLIVFMGGLAINTLPISQFPTVAPPSVVVSISFPGASAKVLVESTMVILEQSINGVPNMRYMTSDATSAGEATIQVIFEPGTDPNVAVLNVNNRVQAVKNNLPPIVEREGIIVMQNMSSMLMYVNVFSKDKNVDQNFLYNYANVNILPEIKRIQGVGRASILGNRAYAMRVEMNMERLRAYNMSAEDVMEALAEQSMIGSPGRLGQATGRTSQTIEYVLTWVGRYNKPEQYENIILKSNSEGEILRIKDVATVSLGSSFYDLYSDIDGDPSAAIVLKQTPGSNAAVVIENVKKKLEEIKEASFPPGMDFEISYDVSNFLDASIEKVLHTLVEAFVLVALVVYLFLGDFRSTLIPTLAVPVSLIGTFFFMLIFGMSINLITLFALVLAIGVVVDDAIVVVEAVHEKMHSKHLSPYAATKEVMHEISGAIIAITMVMTAVFIPVTFIPGPVGVFYRQFGLTMAMSIVLSGVVALTLTPVLCAMLLKPHDPNKKPSMSPLAIFLRIVDRGIVKLTGGYGWVLNGLVTQRLLSVAVIVLFSFGILVVNKVLPSGFIPLEDQGIIYGIIQTPPGSTLEYTNSKSHELQAICEELDEVTSVSSLAGYEVLTEGRGSNAGTCIINLKPWADRKRTSKQIIELLEERGQKIANVKLEFYEPPAVPGFGAAGGFSLNLLDQTNSGDYERLDKVTTDFMNALSERKELKGLFTFFNNKYPQYEIVIDNDVAMQKGVSIADAMDNLSIVVGSTWEQGFVRFGQFYKVYVQAAPEFRRYPSDLDNMFVKNEAGEMVPYSAFMKLNKRQGMNEITRYNLYPTASIQGAPASGYSTGQAIAAIKEVAAETLPRGFDIGWQGLSYDEAQKGNTATFIFLIVVMFVYLVLVGQYESFLLPLAVIVSLPIGLFGSFAFLNAMGLSNDVYAQIGLVMLVGLLGKNAILIIEFAVQRRQEGLSLKDAGLEGGKLRFRPILMTSFAFIVGLIPLVRATGPGAIGNRTIGTTAVGGMLVGTLIGVLVIPGLYYLFGRMADGRQLIRDEHDEPLSELFERQGHA from the coding sequence ATGTTTGCGAAGTTTCTTCATCGCCCCGCGTTGGCGATCGTGATCTCCCTGCTCATCGTGTTTATGGGCGGGCTAGCGATTAATACGCTACCGATTTCACAGTTTCCGACAGTCGCCCCACCTAGCGTTGTCGTTTCCATTTCGTTTCCCGGTGCGAGCGCGAAGGTGCTCGTGGAATCGACAATGGTGATTTTGGAACAATCCATCAATGGTGTTCCAAACATGCGTTACATGACTTCCGACGCGACTAGCGCTGGCGAAGCGACGATTCAGGTTATTTTTGAACCGGGAACTGACCCCAACGTTGCCGTTCTAAACGTCAACAACCGAGTTCAGGCGGTAAAAAACAACCTTCCGCCAATTGTCGAACGCGAAGGCATCATCGTCATGCAGAACATGTCCAGCATGTTGATGTATGTGAATGTTTTCAGTAAAGACAAGAACGTCGATCAGAACTTTCTGTACAACTACGCCAACGTCAACATCTTGCCCGAAATCAAGCGGATCCAAGGTGTCGGACGGGCATCGATCCTTGGCAACCGCGCGTACGCAATGCGGGTCGAGATGAACATGGAGAGGCTTCGCGCCTACAACATGTCTGCCGAAGACGTGATGGAGGCGCTTGCCGAGCAGAGCATGATCGGGTCGCCAGGTCGTCTCGGTCAAGCGACCGGTCGAACATCGCAAACGATCGAATACGTTTTGACTTGGGTCGGGCGATACAACAAACCAGAGCAATATGAAAATATCATTCTGAAGTCGAATTCCGAAGGCGAGATTCTGCGGATCAAAGATGTCGCGACGGTATCACTGGGGTCGTCTTTCTACGATTTGTATTCCGATATCGATGGAGACCCCTCGGCGGCGATCGTCTTGAAGCAGACTCCCGGTTCGAATGCTGCGGTTGTCATCGAGAATGTAAAAAAGAAGCTCGAAGAGATCAAAGAGGCTTCGTTCCCGCCTGGGATGGACTTCGAAATCAGCTATGACGTTTCTAACTTTTTGGACGCGTCGATCGAAAAGGTACTGCACACCCTTGTCGAAGCTTTCGTGTTGGTCGCCTTAGTTGTATACCTGTTTCTCGGCGATTTTCGTTCGACGTTGATTCCGACACTTGCGGTGCCGGTTTCGTTGATCGGGACGTTCTTCTTTATGTTGATCTTCGGAATGTCGATCAACTTGATCACCCTGTTCGCCTTGGTGTTAGCCATCGGGGTCGTTGTCGACGATGCGATCGTTGTCGTCGAAGCGGTCCACGAAAAGATGCATAGCAAGCACCTGTCACCCTACGCGGCGACAAAAGAGGTGATGCATGAAATCAGCGGCGCCATTATCGCAATCACGATGGTGATGACCGCGGTATTCATTCCGGTGACATTCATCCCCGGTCCGGTCGGCGTGTTTTATCGTCAGTTCGGGTTGACGATGGCGATGTCCATCGTGCTCTCAGGTGTCGTCGCGTTGACATTGACACCTGTGCTATGCGCGATGTTGTTGAAGCCGCACGATCCAAACAAGAAACCGAGTATGAGTCCGCTGGCAATCTTTTTGCGGATTGTTGACCGCGGGATCGTCAAGCTGACTGGAGGATATGGCTGGGTTCTTAATGGACTGGTCACGCAGCGATTGCTTTCGGTCGCCGTGATTGTCTTGTTCAGTTTCGGAATTTTGGTCGTCAACAAAGTCTTGCCATCGGGGTTCATCCCGCTGGAAGATCAAGGGATTATCTATGGGATCATCCAGACGCCACCAGGTTCGACGCTGGAATACACCAACTCAAAATCGCACGAGCTGCAAGCGATTTGCGAAGAGCTCGATGAAGTCACATCGGTTTCGTCGCTAGCCGGTTACGAAGTGTTAACCGAGGGACGTGGATCGAACGCGGGCACCTGCATCATCAACCTCAAGCCATGGGCTGACCGGAAGCGGACTTCGAAACAGATCATCGAACTGTTGGAGGAACGCGGCCAAAAAATCGCCAACGTCAAGCTTGAGTTTTACGAACCGCCAGCGGTGCCCGGATTTGGTGCTGCGGGGGGCTTTTCGTTAAACCTTCTCGATCAGACAAACTCTGGCGATTACGAAAGGCTTGACAAAGTTACCACCGATTTCATGAATGCTCTTTCGGAGCGTAAGGAACTGAAGGGGTTATTCACGTTCTTCAACAACAAATACCCTCAGTACGAAATTGTCATCGACAATGATGTTGCAATGCAGAAAGGGGTGTCGATTGCAGATGCGATGGACAACCTTTCCATCGTCGTGGGAAGTACCTGGGAGCAGGGCTTCGTTCGATTCGGACAGTTTTACAAAGTCTACGTTCAGGCCGCTCCGGAGTTCCGGCGCTACCCTTCTGACTTAGACAACATGTTCGTCAAGAACGAAGCCGGTGAGATGGTTCCGTACTCCGCCTTTATGAAGCTGAATAAGCGACAAGGCATGAACGAGATTACTCGATACAACCTCTATCCGACTGCTTCGATTCAGGGTGCACCTGCCTCTGGATACAGCACCGGTCAAGCCATCGCAGCGATCAAGGAAGTCGCCGCGGAGACTTTACCACGCGGGTTCGATATCGGTTGGCAAGGGCTCTCCTATGACGAAGCACAGAAAGGAAACACAGCGACCTTTATCTTCCTGATCGTCGTCATGTTTGTTTACCTCGTGTTGGTCGGGCAATACGAAAGCTTCCTACTTCCGTTGGCAGTCATTGTGTCGCTGCCGATCGGATTGTTTGGATCGTTTGCCTTCCTTAACGCGATGGGACTTTCCAATGACGTTTACGCCCAGATCGGGCTGGTCATGCTTGTTGGTTTGCTGGGCAAGAACGCGATTCTGATTATCGAGTTCGCTGTCCAGCGACGGCAAGAAGGCTTGTCCCTGAAGGACGCCGGTCTCGAAGGTGGGAAGTTAAGATTCCGGCCGATTTTGATGACATCATTTGCCTTCATCGTCGGTCTGATTCCGTTGGTTCGGGCAACTGGGCCCGGTGCTATCGGAAACCGAACCATTGGTACCACCGCAGTCGGTGGGATGCTGGTCGGTACGTTAATTGGGGTGCTGGTTATTCCAGGACTTTATTACCTGTTCGGCAGGATGGCCGACGGGCGTCAACTAATCAGGGATGAACATGATGAACCGCTCAGCGAGCTCTTCGAAAGACAGGGACACGCATAG
- a CDS encoding CHASE3 domain-containing protein, translating into MNDDRNSYWLPAAIALAFVAIAIFGVVTFHNTIAVREGEQEIARSYIIRETTRELLSSMKDMETGQRGFLITGNELYLDAYFRGLENVELNFTQLKDLIHENKVQRQHLEQVKHLNEDRKAYLAETIQLRRDSPGPTIPTAVLELLSSGRGKEKLDEIRVIVEQILSEQQRQLVQQEAVSEERAVASEFLIVAGNSLALGLLVGAGAIAHLDRKRRDDAESQMLAKQAELVSIINSSHDGIITFGHDMQIRLMNPTAASIYRVDPERLVGMNVLALCPSARRSEAEAKIRHFLSSDDSMAFIAEAIGLRSDGHEFPYKGTMTKTIAGDEFVTWMVHDLSESKANEAKIREQASILDQVRDAILVCDMEGRILFWNRGSEQLFGYSSEEASDRNVVDLLFKEIADFWTRGQETLADTGVYQTEINHQNQDGSLIAIAHRRTLIRNEQGIPYAQLCLNFDVTERKREESRSRRSQRLISIGTLAGGIAHDLNNLLTPILMGAKLLMREGSDHQRLAKTILTSAERGGQMIKKLLAFAGGEDGPRAKIDIADVLNEAHGILQHTLPKSIDLTVAGDEHLLSVNGNATEISQIIMNLVINARDALPDGGRIEITAENAFVDSVRAKQSDDLKKGPYVLIRVRDNGEGIEKHHIDHIFDPFFTTKEQGKGTGLGLSTSLGIVRSHGGDIYVNSDPGKGTTFSIYLPCDDADVEAGPEMILVKTPTGNGESILIVDDESLILETAAETLRTNGYEVTTATSGRKAIETLSERQDGFDLVIVDMMMPGMDGMATKNKLRQIQPEIQVVASSGLRRPSSDGVHLSDFDAFLSKPYSDENLLQTVHRVLQK; encoded by the coding sequence ATGAACGACGATCGGAATAGCTATTGGCTACCTGCCGCGATTGCTTTGGCGTTTGTCGCCATCGCAATCTTTGGCGTGGTGACGTTCCATAACACCATTGCGGTGCGTGAGGGCGAGCAAGAGATCGCCCGGTCCTACATCATTCGCGAGACAACACGCGAGTTGCTCTCGTCGATGAAAGATATGGAGACCGGGCAGCGAGGTTTCTTGATCACTGGCAACGAACTCTACTTGGATGCCTATTTTCGCGGGTTAGAAAATGTTGAGCTCAACTTCACGCAACTGAAAGATCTGATTCACGAGAACAAAGTACAGCGCCAGCACCTCGAGCAAGTCAAACATCTCAACGAGGATCGAAAGGCATACTTGGCGGAAACAATTCAGCTCAGACGTGATTCGCCCGGTCCGACGATCCCCACGGCTGTGCTTGAACTTCTTTCTTCAGGACGCGGCAAAGAGAAGCTTGACGAGATCCGTGTGATCGTCGAGCAAATCTTGAGCGAGCAGCAACGTCAGCTCGTTCAGCAAGAAGCCGTGTCAGAAGAACGCGCGGTTGCTTCAGAGTTTTTGATCGTCGCAGGAAATTCGCTGGCTCTGGGGCTATTGGTCGGTGCGGGGGCGATCGCACATCTGGACCGGAAACGACGTGATGACGCTGAATCACAGATGTTGGCGAAGCAGGCCGAACTGGTGTCGATCATCAACTCGTCTCATGATGGGATCATTACGTTTGGGCATGACATGCAAATACGTTTGATGAATCCGACGGCGGCTTCGATCTATCGAGTTGATCCCGAACGGCTTGTCGGCATGAACGTGCTGGCGCTCTGTCCGTCGGCACGCAGGTCCGAAGCGGAAGCAAAGATACGCCACTTTTTGTCTTCAGATGATTCGATGGCATTTATCGCCGAAGCGATCGGACTTCGTTCTGATGGGCATGAATTTCCATACAAAGGCACGATGACGAAGACCATCGCGGGTGATGAATTTGTCACTTGGATGGTTCATGATTTAAGTGAATCGAAAGCCAACGAAGCGAAAATTCGCGAGCAGGCATCAATCTTAGATCAGGTTCGCGACGCGATTCTTGTCTGTGACATGGAAGGGCGAATTCTGTTTTGGAACCGCGGTTCTGAACAGCTCTTCGGTTACTCATCTGAAGAAGCTTCGGACCGCAACGTTGTCGATCTGCTGTTCAAAGAGATCGCCGATTTTTGGACTCGCGGACAAGAAACTCTTGCAGACACCGGCGTCTATCAGACCGAAATCAATCATCAAAACCAGGACGGAAGCCTAATCGCGATCGCTCACCGTCGGACATTGATCCGCAATGAGCAAGGCATTCCCTACGCTCAGCTGTGCTTAAATTTTGATGTGACCGAACGTAAACGGGAGGAGTCTCGTTCCCGGCGTTCACAGCGTTTGATCAGTATCGGCACTCTGGCCGGAGGTATCGCACACGACCTCAATAACTTGCTGACGCCGATCTTGATGGGGGCCAAGTTGTTGATGCGGGAAGGCAGTGACCACCAGCGGTTGGCCAAAACAATTCTGACGAGTGCAGAACGTGGTGGTCAGATGATTAAAAAGTTGTTGGCGTTCGCAGGCGGCGAGGACGGTCCGCGAGCAAAGATCGATATCGCAGACGTGCTCAACGAGGCTCACGGCATTCTGCAACACACCTTGCCCAAGTCGATTGATCTGACGGTTGCTGGCGACGAACACCTTTTGTCGGTGAACGGCAACGCGACCGAAATTTCGCAAATCATTATGAACTTGGTCATCAATGCGCGTGACGCGTTGCCAGACGGCGGCCGGATCGAAATTACTGCCGAGAACGCGTTTGTCGATTCTGTGAGGGCAAAACAAAGTGACGACTTAAAGAAAGGCCCCTACGTGTTGATTCGTGTTCGTGACAACGGTGAAGGTATCGAAAAGCATCATATCGATCACATCTTCGATCCATTCTTTACAACCAAAGAGCAAGGAAAAGGCACCGGTTTGGGGCTTTCGACGTCGCTCGGGATTGTGCGATCTCATGGCGGAGACATTTACGTCAACAGCGATCCGGGCAAGGGAACGACCTTCTCTATCTATCTGCCCTGTGACGATGCGGATGTCGAAGCAGGCCCCGAAATGATCCTTGTGAAAACGCCAACGGGAAATGGCGAGTCAATTCTGATTGTCGACGACGAATCCCTGATCTTGGAAACCGCCGCAGAAACTCTCCGTACCAATGGCTACGAAGTGACCACGGCGACGAGCGGACGCAAGGCTATCGAAACCTTGTCCGAACGTCAGGACGGCTTCGATCTTGTTATCGTAGACATGATGATGCCAGGGATGGATGGGATGGCCACAAAAAACAAACTGAGACAGATTCAACCCGAAATTCAAGTTGTAGCCAGTAGCGGATTGCGACGCCCAAGCAGCGATGGTGTCCATCTGAGTGACTTCGATGCGTTTTTATCTAAGCCCTACTCCGACGAAAACTTGCTACAAACCGTTCACCGAGTCTTGCAAAAATAA